A stretch of Acaryochloris thomasi RCC1774 DNA encodes these proteins:
- a CDS encoding TonB-dependent siderophore receptor — MKQRFGKFLPLWAIALAGLGATQSVLATEKPATTDELAELLEILEPEDRQPAASVTEWLAQIEATQIQVTGIQINPTEQGLSIVLETTADDLAIPAATTEGNRLTAIIPNAVLALPGGPEYQQDNPVEGISQVSVIPLSGDQVQVEIVGIEGPPTVTIQSEISGLVFAVDAVSPVASEEEELELTVTAERGPEGYAVPEVSPTTRTDTPILDTPTSIQVVPKQVLEDQQVTRIDEALRNVSGVTFGDTFGGVSIDFNVRGFDAPTLRDGFREFGGFTGANPALGNVERVEVLKGPASILYGELQPGGIINIVTEQPLDQPAYEIGLELGNRGFVQPQIDLTGPLTPKKDLLYRLNVSYSRDSDFIDSDVDIERFLVAPVLSWRISDRTNLTLKAEYATDSQPFDIGLPAIGNGVADVPFSSIIVEPENFVNSTLFRVGYSFEHQFNDRWEIRNAFEYSRRDLLNTAVLPLAFDEATGLVMRFPGSADIDATNFSLQTSVVGAFATGPIDHKLLVGVDLNRTDEQNLSRFDFASPSFLDIFNPVFGLAPIDSGSLPISFNEKVQTNRLGLFLQDQIKVLDNLILVAGVRYDTVDQNITNGPTASDPVGSEADQNDDAVTPRFGIVYQPLEFLSLFASYSQSFTPNTETTSSGELLPPERGEGFEVGVKAALLNERLFATLSYFDISRRNVATPDPLDPFSSVATGAQNSRGVELDVTGEILPGWNVIASYAYTDAEVSADNTIPEGNRLVNIPEHSGSVWSTYEIQSGDLQGLGFGLGFNFLGEREGDLANSFELDSYFLANAAMFYRRDNWRLALNFKNIFDVDYIVGSNNSRTFGSEVGEPFTVIGSVTVNF, encoded by the coding sequence ATGAAACAAAGGTTTGGCAAGTTTTTGCCGCTGTGGGCAATCGCGCTGGCAGGTTTGGGAGCAACCCAATCGGTTTTGGCCACCGAGAAGCCTGCGACAACTGACGAATTGGCTGAACTTTTAGAAATTTTGGAGCCGGAAGACCGTCAGCCCGCCGCTAGCGTCACTGAATGGCTGGCCCAGATCGAAGCAACGCAAATTCAGGTGACGGGCATACAGATTAACCCGACGGAGCAGGGGCTCTCAATTGTTCTAGAAACTACAGCGGATGACCTAGCGATTCCCGCCGCTACAACTGAGGGGAACCGACTTACGGCCATTATTCCCAACGCAGTGCTGGCTTTGCCGGGCGGTCCAGAATATCAGCAAGATAATCCCGTCGAAGGTATCTCTCAGGTTAGCGTCATACCTCTGTCAGGAGATCAGGTACAGGTTGAGATTGTGGGGATAGAAGGCCCCCCAACAGTCACGATTCAGAGTGAAATATCGGGATTGGTGTTTGCGGTGGATGCAGTTTCACCAGTTGCTTCAGAAGAGGAAGAATTAGAACTCACGGTGACTGCAGAGAGAGGCCCAGAGGGCTACGCGGTCCCGGAGGTAAGTCCTACAACGCGCACCGATACGCCTATTTTGGATACACCGACATCCATTCAAGTCGTGCCGAAGCAGGTCTTAGAAGATCAGCAGGTCACCCGTATTGATGAAGCGCTCAGGAACGTGAGTGGTGTCACTTTTGGGGATACCTTTGGCGGGGTCAGCATAGACTTCAACGTTCGGGGGTTTGATGCTCCCACTCTGCGAGATGGATTCAGAGAATTTGGCGGCTTCACAGGGGCCAACCCAGCCCTTGGGAATGTAGAACGAGTTGAAGTGCTTAAGGGACCGGCCTCCATTTTGTATGGAGAGCTACAGCCAGGAGGCATCATCAATATCGTCACGGAGCAGCCGCTGGATCAACCGGCCTATGAGATCGGTCTGGAGTTGGGCAACCGAGGCTTCGTGCAGCCTCAAATCGATCTAACCGGCCCCTTGACCCCAAAAAAAGATTTACTGTATCGGCTCAACGTGTCTTACTCTCGCGACAGTGACTTCATAGACTCTGATGTAGACATTGAACGCTTCCTCGTTGCCCCTGTCTTATCCTGGCGAATTAGCGATCGCACCAATCTCACCCTAAAAGCTGAGTATGCGACTGATTCACAACCCTTTGATATTGGCTTGCCGGCCATCGGCAATGGCGTAGCCGATGTTCCCTTTAGCAGCATCATTGTTGAACCCGAAAACTTCGTAAACAGCACCCTGTTTCGGGTGGGCTATAGTTTTGAGCATCAGTTTAACGATCGGTGGGAGATACGGAATGCTTTTGAATATTCAAGACGAGATCTATTGAATACGGCCGTGCTGCCTCTCGCGTTCGATGAAGCCACAGGTCTCGTCATGCGGTTCCCTGGAAGCGCAGACATCGACGCAACCAATTTTTCTCTCCAAACCAGCGTGGTCGGAGCGTTTGCCACTGGTCCCATTGACCATAAGCTATTGGTGGGAGTTGATTTGAATCGAACCGATGAGCAAAATCTTTCTCGCTTTGACTTCGCCTCACCCTCTTTCTTAGACATTTTCAACCCGGTCTTTGGTCTCGCACCGATTGATAGTGGCAGCCTACCGATTTCCTTCAATGAAAAGGTACAAACCAATCGCTTAGGCCTTTTTCTCCAGGATCAAATCAAGGTATTGGACAACCTAATCTTGGTCGCTGGTGTTCGTTATGACACCGTCGATCAGAACATCACGAATGGGCCGACTGCTTCTGATCCCGTTGGCTCTGAAGCGGACCAAAATGATGATGCTGTGACCCCGCGTTTTGGCATCGTTTACCAGCCCCTCGAATTTCTGTCCTTATTTGCCAGCTATTCCCAGTCCTTCACGCCCAACACGGAGACCACCAGCAGCGGTGAGCTACTCCCTCCAGAGCGGGGCGAAGGGTTTGAGGTGGGTGTAAAGGCGGCTCTTTTGAATGAACGGCTCTTTGCCACCTTGAGTTATTTCGACATCAGCCGCAGAAATGTGGCGACCCCCGATCCCCTCGATCCCTTTTCATCCGTTGCCACGGGTGCCCAAAACAGTCGAGGTGTCGAGCTTGATGTTACAGGTGAGATTCTACCGGGCTGGAACGTGATCGCCTCCTACGCCTACACTGACGCAGAAGTCTCTGCAGATAATACGATTCCTGAAGGCAATCGCCTCGTCAATATCCCTGAGCACAGCGGCAGTGTGTGGAGCACCTATGAGATTCAATCGGGCGATCTACAGGGCTTAGGGTTTGGGCTTGGATTCAACTTTTTAGGAGAACGAGAAGGTGACCTCGCCAATAGTTTCGAGCTAGACAGCTACTTCCTAGCCAATGCAGCGATGTTTTATCGCCGTGATAACTGGCGACTGGCCCTCAACTTTAAAAACATTTTTGACGTTGATTACATTGTCGGCAGCAACAACAGTCGTACATTTGGTTCAGAAGTCGGTGAACCGTTTACGGTCATTGGTTCAGTCACAGTCAATTTTTAA
- a CDS encoding TonB-dependent siderophore receptor, with translation MGQKYQGGLVVAMAYGLPSIIATLGLLPPSPAKANEGQAIQDLQLTKTTLLLQGEQPLQNKPATSVTEWRAQVEASLTQITGIRLESGAENLSIILETEAGILGLPTPIAEGNQLTTLIPNAVLALPEGTGFIQDNPVAGIAQVSVLEAEGDQVQVVITGTDAAPTATVGTEAQNLVFSVAAGTAVAPAEPEPGDQEELEITVTAEKALEGFFIPEASTATRTDTPLRDTPQSVQVLPRELLDSQQVVRLDEALQNLSGVVSGGRDLGRQSVFSIRGFQGVPILRNGIRQFGAGGTFPETANLEKVEVLRGPSSILFGDVAPGGLINIVTKQPTEEPFYNFEVQGGTQGLFRPRLDISGPVTKDGNLSYRLNAVYQSGGDFQDTNVNQRRFFISPVLKWNISKQTDLTFELEYLDERRPPFFGIPAVGDGIADIPFDQISNEPDDISTEESLNVGYDFEHRFSDQWKVRNKFRYTKQNALLEVAFPFAIDETTNTITRFFAAQPQEAENFALQTNIVGEVSTGPVDHKLLFGVDLNRSSDNFNSLTQIDLANPLPLDIFAPVFGASPRPDFDTLPILTDQSTETDRLGVFFQDQVKLLPNLIFLAGGRFDLFRQKTFINPNAFDPSSAELVQNEEAFTPRVGLVYQPIPEISLYGSYSEVFAPSIADTTTVDGDPLPFESGSGFEVGVKGEFLQGALSATLAYFDITRRNVASTDPDNPFFFIATGKQKSRGVELDVVGEILPGWNILGSYAYIDAEISEDTVFPVGNQLPSAPAHSANLWTTYEIQTGALQGLGFGAGFNFVDRRAGDLANSFELDSYFLTNAALFYKRDKWKFALNFRNIFNIDYIADTSSPVRVRGNDPGAPFTVIGSVSVEF, from the coding sequence ATGGGTCAGAAGTATCAGGGGGGACTGGTAGTTGCGATGGCCTACGGCCTACCTTCAATAATCGCAACCTTAGGTTTGTTGCCCCCCTCCCCAGCCAAGGCAAACGAAGGGCAAGCCATTCAAGACCTGCAGCTAACAAAAACGACGCTTCTCCTGCAAGGTGAACAGCCGTTACAAAATAAGCCTGCAACAAGCGTGACGGAGTGGAGGGCACAAGTTGAAGCATCTCTAACTCAAATTACGGGTATTCGTCTAGAGTCCGGAGCTGAGAACCTAAGCATCATTTTAGAAACTGAAGCCGGAATACTTGGCCTTCCCACCCCCATTGCAGAGGGGAATCAACTCACTACGCTGATCCCAAATGCAGTATTAGCGCTACCAGAAGGCACTGGTTTTATCCAGGACAACCCGGTCGCTGGGATCGCTCAAGTCAGCGTCCTCGAGGCTGAGGGGGATCAGGTACAGGTTGTGATCACGGGAACTGACGCTGCACCTACCGCAACAGTAGGTACTGAGGCGCAAAATCTTGTGTTCTCAGTGGCGGCGGGAACCGCTGTTGCCCCCGCCGAACCCGAACCGGGCGATCAAGAAGAACTTGAAATCACGGTCACTGCAGAGAAGGCTTTAGAGGGCTTTTTTATCCCGGAAGCCAGTACCGCCACCCGCACCGATACACCGCTACGCGATACGCCTCAGTCAGTGCAGGTGCTTCCGCGTGAGTTACTTGACTCTCAGCAGGTGGTTCGCTTAGATGAAGCCCTTCAGAATCTTAGTGGTGTCGTCTCGGGCGGCAGAGATCTCGGGCGGCAATCTGTCTTTAGCATTCGCGGATTTCAGGGTGTGCCCATCCTACGTAACGGCATCCGCCAGTTTGGAGCAGGAGGAACCTTCCCGGAGACCGCCAATTTGGAAAAAGTTGAAGTCTTGCGGGGACCCTCTTCAATTCTGTTTGGGGATGTCGCGCCGGGTGGATTGATCAATATCGTTACCAAGCAGCCCACCGAAGAACCTTTCTATAACTTCGAGGTTCAGGGGGGGACTCAAGGCTTGTTTCGACCTCGACTCGATATTTCTGGCCCTGTCACCAAGGACGGCAATCTGAGCTACCGACTCAACGCGGTCTATCAGTCCGGCGGAGATTTTCAAGACACCAACGTTAATCAGAGACGCTTCTTCATTTCGCCCGTTCTTAAATGGAACATCAGCAAGCAAACGGATCTGACCTTTGAGCTGGAATACCTGGATGAACGACGGCCTCCCTTTTTCGGCATTCCGGCGGTGGGCGATGGGATCGCTGATATCCCGTTTGATCAGATTAGCAATGAGCCGGACGACATCAGCACGGAAGAGTCGCTGAATGTGGGCTACGACTTTGAACACCGCTTCAGCGATCAATGGAAGGTCCGCAACAAATTTCGCTACACGAAGCAGAATGCGCTTTTAGAGGTGGCCTTCCCGTTTGCTATTGATGAGACCACCAATACAATTACTCGCTTTTTTGCAGCTCAACCACAGGAGGCAGAAAACTTTGCGCTGCAGACCAATATCGTCGGTGAAGTGTCCACCGGACCCGTCGATCATAAGTTGCTGTTTGGCGTTGATCTGAACCGCTCTAGCGATAACTTCAATTCTCTGACGCAGATCGATCTTGCAAATCCACTCCCGCTCGATATCTTTGCGCCCGTGTTTGGTGCTTCACCCCGGCCTGATTTTGATACGCTCCCGATCTTGACGGATCAGAGTACTGAGACCGATCGGCTCGGTGTCTTTTTTCAGGATCAGGTGAAGCTGTTGCCCAACCTGATTTTTCTGGCCGGGGGACGCTTTGATCTGTTCCGGCAGAAAACGTTTATCAACCCCAATGCCTTCGACCCTTCCAGTGCTGAGCTGGTGCAAAACGAAGAAGCTTTTACCCCCCGAGTGGGGCTTGTCTATCAGCCGATTCCTGAAATATCTCTCTATGGCAGCTATTCGGAGGTGTTTGCGCCCAGCATTGCAGATACAACGACGGTGGATGGCGACCCTTTACCCTTTGAGTCTGGCAGTGGATTTGAAGTGGGGGTCAAGGGTGAATTTTTACAGGGGGCGCTGTCGGCTACGCTGGCTTATTTCGACATCACGCGCCGCAATGTGGCTAGCACAGATCCTGATAATCCGTTTTTCTTTATTGCGACAGGTAAGCAGAAGAGTCGCGGTGTGGAGCTAGATGTGGTGGGAGAGATTTTACCGGGCTGGAATATTTTGGGTTCCTATGCCTATATTGATGCGGAGATTAGTGAAGACACTGTCTTTCCGGTGGGGAATCAGCTCCCTAGTGCGCCAGCCCACAGCGCAAATTTGTGGACAACCTACGAGATTCAAACGGGTGCTTTGCAGGGGTTAGGTTTTGGTGCGGGCTTTAACTTTGTCGATCGCAGGGCAGGTGATCTCGCGAATTCCTTTGAGCTAGACAGCTATTTTTTGACGAATGCGGCTCTTTTCTATAAGCGAGACAAGTGGAAGTTTGCGCTCAATTTTCGCAATATTTTTAATATTGACTATATTGCTGATACGTCGTCGCCTGTGCGCGTGCGGGGAAATGATCCGGGCGCTCCGTTTACGGTGATTGGCTCGGTCTCAGTGGAGTTTTAG
- a CDS encoding ABC transporter substrate-binding protein, translated as MKRIQSCIGPPGPPILGGERRRLCSIALSHFIQIGKSAFFAAFVALTAGCQRPNQVSSDSSASGGDCRMITHEAGETQVCGRPQKVATLGPSLLELSLTLETQPIGHAEYFPFPTERFDQPSEQIPYLGQRMTGQPFNVGTAESPSLDAIAKLKPDLILGDITKNKDEYALLSKIAPTLLFDYSGAETTWQSDLKALGQALQKSQKAEAVIAESEQRLAKLKQDFKPLVTRQPNVLLLLSEQINQGVRIETPNSSCGALLEEVGFQVLVPSELAQSDQDSHVISLEALPELKADWILIEGFNSDITAKARSPEERQLQTVRKTWEGDAIAQSLPASKEGKVYFTTVYLCHALLGPLGTDLFLSDLRQQLSR; from the coding sequence ATGAAACGCATTCAATCCTGCATTGGCCCCCCCGGCCCCCCAATTCTGGGGGGAGAGCGGCGAAGGCTTTGCTCAATCGCACTGAGTCATTTTATCCAAATCGGGAAATCTGCGTTCTTTGCCGCCTTCGTTGCTTTGACTGCAGGCTGTCAGCGACCGAATCAAGTATCTTCTGATAGCAGTGCGTCAGGCGGAGACTGCCGAATGATTACTCATGAGGCTGGTGAGACTCAAGTTTGTGGCCGACCGCAAAAGGTGGCGACTCTGGGGCCAAGTTTGCTGGAGCTGTCATTAACTCTTGAAACCCAGCCGATTGGCCATGCTGAATATTTTCCGTTTCCGACCGAGCGCTTTGATCAGCCCAGTGAGCAAATTCCGTATTTGGGGCAGCGGATGACGGGGCAGCCCTTCAATGTTGGCACAGCGGAGAGTCCTTCTTTAGATGCGATCGCAAAGCTCAAACCAGACCTAATTCTTGGAGACATCACTAAAAACAAAGATGAATACGCCCTCCTCTCAAAAATTGCTCCCACCCTACTATTCGACTACAGCGGAGCCGAAACCACTTGGCAATCTGATCTAAAAGCCCTCGGTCAAGCGCTCCAGAAATCTCAGAAGGCAGAAGCAGTAATTGCTGAATCTGAGCAGCGCTTAGCAAAACTGAAGCAAGACTTTAAGCCCCTTGTAACCCGACAACCCAACGTTCTGCTGCTGCTCTCAGAACAAATCAATCAAGGGGTTCGCATTGAAACCCCCAATAGTTCCTGTGGTGCCCTTTTAGAGGAAGTCGGCTTTCAGGTGCTGGTGCCCTCTGAACTGGCCCAGTCAGACCAGGATAGTCATGTGATTTCGCTGGAAGCTCTCCCGGAGCTGAAGGCGGACTGGATTTTGATTGAAGGGTTTAACAGCGATATTACAGCTAAGGCGAGAAGTCCTGAAGAACGGCAGTTGCAGACTGTTAGAAAGACCTGGGAGGGAGATGCGATCGCACAATCTCTACCCGCCAGCAAAGAAGGGAAAGTCTACTTCACCACCGTCTATCTCTGTCATGCTCTGTTGGGTCCGCTGGGTACTGACCTTTTTCTGAGTGACCTACGCCAACAACTTTCACGCTGA
- a CDS encoding Uma2 family endonuclease → MTPLTRQQTLGEQAQILPLENGDHLTRPEFERRYHAMPHKKKAELIEGVVYLPSPLRFKVHARPHGHLMTWLGVYEASTPHVEVGDNATVRLDLDNEPQPDAVLLIDTPAGGNCQLSTDGYLEGAPELVAEVAASTAAYDSYDKKAAYRRNGVQEYIVWQVLDQKLDWFSLQNGEYVPLLADEKGVIRSQVFSGLWLAVPDLLAGEMAKVLVVLQQGLNDSEHGTFVDSLSGYIQD, encoded by the coding sequence ATGACACCCTTAACTCGGCAACAGACTCTGGGCGAACAAGCGCAGATTCTGCCGTTGGAGAACGGAGATCACCTAACGCGGCCAGAATTCGAGCGTCGCTACCATGCGATGCCTCACAAAAAAAAAGCCGAACTGATCGAAGGAGTTGTCTACTTGCCCTCACCGCTTAGATTTAAAGTCCATGCTAGACCTCACGGTCATTTAATGACGTGGCTGGGGGTTTACGAAGCATCGACACCTCATGTAGAGGTGGGGGACAATGCCACCGTCCGCTTAGATCTAGACAACGAACCTCAACCCGATGCGGTCCTGCTTATCGATACACCCGCTGGGGGAAACTGCCAACTCAGTACAGATGGCTATTTAGAGGGCGCTCCAGAATTAGTCGCGGAAGTCGCGGCGAGTACTGCGGCCTATGATTCATATGATAAAAAAGCAGCCTATCGACGCAATGGGGTGCAGGAATATATTGTCTGGCAGGTATTAGATCAGAAGCTAGATTGGTTTAGCCTGCAGAATGGGGAATACGTTCCTCTACTAGCTGATGAGAAGGGCGTGATTCGCTCTCAAGTGTTTTCAGGATTGTGGCTGGCAGTACCTGATTTGCTGGCAGGAGAAATGGCAAAGGTTTTGGTGGTCTTACAGCAAGGATTAAATGATTCTGAACATGGAACGTTTGTTGATTCCCTGTCGGGATATATTCAGGACTAA
- a CDS encoding helix-turn-helix transcriptional regulator — protein sequence MAITLTNADFQDLYEQAKHRGEQVHQPIDSGFQHNLPEQLGQGGDRILQLRQGLEIYIRQGRLRQTIRHVIEHESNFPLVAKFYLSGTSRVQTPDALDISRDYREVSDCHYLYHLPSHTEIEEWPADQSIHVLMIVVDPSYFGTFNLGIKGLPAPLQHLLEGDRTQRFHQSLGQISRSIQQQIRQILHCPYTGLMQQLYLESKALELLTTQFSVWQDEQPYATPMFLCSQDVEQLHQAKEILIQRAKQPPTLIDLARQVGLNDRKLNQGFRQLFGTTVFGYLQQHRMQQAQSLLHNSELTIAKVAATVGYRSPEAFSTAFRRQFAVSPKAYQLGQRA from the coding sequence ATGGCGATCACGCTGACCAATGCCGATTTTCAGGATTTGTATGAACAAGCCAAGCATCGGGGTGAACAAGTTCATCAGCCCATAGATTCTGGTTTTCAGCACAATTTGCCGGAACAGCTAGGGCAAGGCGGAGATCGCATCCTCCAGCTCCGTCAGGGACTTGAAATATATATCCGTCAGGGTAGACTCAGGCAGACGATTCGCCACGTTATCGAACATGAATCTAATTTCCCGTTGGTCGCTAAGTTCTATTTGTCAGGGACATCTCGAGTGCAAACGCCGGATGCCCTAGATATCAGTCGTGACTATCGGGAAGTCTCGGACTGCCACTACCTCTATCATCTCCCCAGCCACACAGAAATTGAAGAATGGCCCGCCGATCAGTCCATCCATGTGCTCATGATTGTCGTAGATCCAAGCTACTTTGGTACCTTCAACCTGGGAATAAAAGGACTGCCCGCACCCTTACAACATCTACTAGAGGGGGACAGAACTCAGCGATTTCATCAATCACTGGGACAAATCTCTCGATCTATACAGCAACAGATTCGGCAAATCCTACACTGTCCCTATACAGGGTTAATGCAGCAGCTCTACTTAGAAAGTAAGGCGTTGGAATTACTCACTACCCAATTTTCCGTCTGGCAAGACGAACAACCTTATGCAACTCCGATGTTTTTGTGTAGTCAGGATGTTGAACAGCTCCATCAGGCAAAGGAGATCTTGATCCAGCGAGCAAAACAGCCCCCCACTTTGATCGATCTGGCTCGTCAGGTGGGTCTCAACGATCGCAAGCTCAATCAGGGTTTCCGGCAACTGTTTGGCACCACGGTGTTTGGCTATCTGCAACAGCATCGAATGCAGCAGGCCCAATCACTACTGCACAACTCTGAACTCACTATTGCCAAGGTTGCGGCCACAGTAGGCTATCGAAGCCCAGAAGCGTTTAGCACTGCCTTCCGACGACAGTTTGCGGTTAGCCCAAAGGCATATCAACTGGGTCAGCGAGCCTAG
- a CDS encoding DUF4351 domain-containing protein: MLGLDLTQEPRAIQEAKEEGERSLILHLLTKKMGTLDESMCDRISTLSSAQLTALGEALLDFNHLNDIHNWLATQE; the protein is encoded by the coding sequence ATGTTAGGACTTGACTTGACGCAGGAGCCACGTGCTATTCAGGAAGCCAAGGAAGAGGGGGAACGATCGCTGATCCTGCACCTGCTTACAAAAAAAATGGGCACATTAGATGAATCAATGTGCGATCGCATCTCCACCTTATCGTCTGCACAACTGACGGCATTAGGAGAAGCTCTGTTAGATTTCAATCATTTGAACGATATACATAATTGGCTCGCAACGCAGGAATGA
- a CDS encoding MFS transporter has protein sequence MRTFLIIWLGQFASLLGSELTNFAITLWAWEITGQATPLSLILVFTQVPRLLVSPFAGIWVDRYPRKYLMLLGDLIAGLSTIALLLLFLTQNLQVWHLYITGAINGLFGYIQGLAYAASLTLIVPKQHYARATALGSVQMSGTYILAPALAGAIYAATGLTGILCIDISTFAIAICSLALVSIPQSQAIPLAKEKNSFRTSLTFGLKYLWRRPSLMALLSFLILNSFIDSATFAILPAMVLARSDNNPVVWGTLLAFFGMGGLLGGVTMSIWGGAKRRIHSVLIASALWKLGIVILALAQRNATKIGTALFSGFCSPFPESANQAIWMSKVEPEVQGRVFATRFLLTQLSSPVGFAIAGPLADQFFEPAMQPGGPLAQLFGPIFGTGLGAGMALQISIFAICGMLIAIGGYSVRRLRTVETTLPDHG, from the coding sequence TTGCGAACTTTTCTAATTATCTGGCTCGGTCAATTTGCCTCCCTACTTGGCTCCGAGCTAACCAACTTTGCCATCACGCTTTGGGCTTGGGAAATCACTGGACAAGCCACGCCTCTCTCTCTAATTCTGGTGTTTACCCAAGTCCCCAGACTGCTGGTTTCACCCTTTGCAGGCATCTGGGTCGATCGCTACCCGCGCAAGTATCTAATGCTGCTGGGCGACCTGATCGCCGGACTCTCTACGATCGCTCTACTGCTCCTGTTTTTAACCCAGAATCTGCAGGTGTGGCACCTCTACATAACCGGCGCGATTAACGGCTTATTTGGCTATATCCAAGGACTGGCTTACGCTGCCTCTCTGACGCTGATTGTCCCTAAACAGCACTACGCTCGCGCTACAGCTCTCGGCTCTGTTCAAATGTCAGGCACCTATATTTTGGCCCCAGCTTTGGCAGGAGCCATCTATGCAGCAACAGGTCTGACGGGTATTCTCTGCATTGATATTTCTACCTTTGCGATCGCAATATGCAGCTTAGCACTGGTTAGCATTCCCCAGTCTCAAGCAATCCCCCTAGCAAAGGAAAAAAACTCATTTAGAACATCGCTGACTTTTGGACTGAAATATCTCTGGCGACGGCCCAGTCTGATGGCCCTTCTCAGCTTTTTGATCCTCAATAGTTTTATTGATAGCGCTACTTTTGCCATTCTGCCTGCGATGGTTTTAGCTCGAAGTGACAACAATCCTGTCGTTTGGGGAACGCTGCTGGCTTTTTTTGGGATGGGTGGTCTCTTGGGCGGGGTAACCATGAGTATCTGGGGTGGTGCCAAACGTCGGATTCATAGTGTCTTGATTGCTAGCGCCCTATGGAAACTAGGTATTGTGATTCTGGCTTTGGCTCAGCGAAATGCAACGAAGATTGGTACGGCTTTATTTTCAGGCTTCTGTTCTCCGTTCCCAGAAAGCGCCAACCAAGCGATTTGGATGTCTAAGGTGGAGCCAGAGGTGCAGGGACGGGTGTTTGCCACGCGATTTTTGCTGACACAGTTGAGTAGTCCTGTAGGGTTTGCGATCGCAGGTCCCCTCGCCGACCAATTTTTTGAACCCGCCATGCAGCCAGGAGGACCGTTAGCCCAACTCTTTGGACCAATCTTCGGCACTGGATTAGGCGCAGGTATGGCACTACAGATTTCGATCTTTGCCATCTGCGGAATGTTGATTGCGATCGGTGGGTACAGTGTGAGGCGGCTGAGAACAGTAGAGACAACCTTGCCTGACCATGGCTAA
- a CDS encoding ABC transporter substrate-binding protein — protein sequence MKVLAVTKWLIFVVLLGHSISACQPTPEQDTPRNAASSADCRVVQHELGETKICGQPQRIVVLGPYVLEPLLALKVQPIGFADHITVHQGAYDNPEQQIPYLGRYITQPLMNVGQAYTPSIEALLKAKPDLILGTVDGNTDQYETLSKVAPTVLLEWSETEESLQTIAEAVDRSEQAEQLLTETERRVTTARERFASLVATHPKLLLLSSSDLREINLGNSGHGLCRSLVSKLGFQLISPPEFDNKKEDARVQISLEGLTQLDEADSMVLLGSNFSPPKATGSTTEFEASQITDLKQMWQKNAIAQSLKASKTGRVYFIPAYLCLGLPGPIGTELYLEELKQQMLSPL from the coding sequence GTGAAAGTTTTGGCAGTAACGAAATGGCTCATCTTTGTGGTTTTGCTGGGACATTCAATCTCAGCCTGCCAACCTACCCCAGAGCAGGATACCCCCCGCAATGCTGCATCATCTGCAGATTGCCGTGTCGTCCAGCATGAATTAGGCGAAACTAAAATATGCGGACAGCCTCAACGAATCGTAGTGCTGGGGCCCTATGTCTTAGAACCTCTATTAGCTCTCAAGGTGCAGCCTATCGGTTTCGCTGACCACATCACGGTGCATCAGGGAGCCTATGACAATCCCGAGCAGCAAATTCCCTACTTAGGACGCTACATTACTCAGCCCCTCATGAATGTGGGACAGGCTTACACGCCCTCTATTGAAGCCTTGCTCAAAGCGAAGCCAGATCTTATTTTAGGCACGGTTGATGGTAATACTGACCAGTATGAGACTTTATCGAAAGTCGCCCCAACGGTGCTGCTCGAGTGGTCAGAGACGGAAGAGAGTTTGCAGACCATTGCTGAAGCCGTTGATCGTTCTGAGCAAGCAGAACAACTTTTAACGGAGACAGAACGGCGTGTGACAACAGCCCGTGAGCGTTTTGCCTCTTTAGTGGCAACCCACCCTAAACTGCTCTTGCTCAGTTCCTCTGATCTTAGAGAAATAAATTTAGGTAATTCTGGTCACGGTCTTTGTCGTTCCCTAGTTAGCAAGCTGGGCTTTCAATTAATCTCCCCACCAGAATTTGACAACAAAAAAGAAGATGCACGAGTGCAGATCTCTCTGGAAGGGTTGACGCAGTTGGATGAGGCTGACTCTATGGTTTTGTTGGGCAGCAACTTCAGTCCGCCTAAAGCAACCGGCAGTACAACAGAATTTGAAGCTAGCCAAATCACAGATTTGAAGCAGATGTGGCAGAAAAATGCGATCGCACAATCTCTCAAAGCCAGCAAAACCGGACGCGTCTACTTCATCCCCGCTTACCTTTGTTTAGGCTTACCCGGCCCCATCGGCACCGAACTTTATTTAGAAGAACTGAAACAACAAATGCTATCCCCTCTGTAG